The following coding sequences lie in one Flexivirga oryzae genomic window:
- a CDS encoding NAD(+) synthase produces the protein MNFFSAYDQGFARVAACTVPTAIADPAANAATILEQVRACDADSACVAVFPEMSLTGYAIDDLVLQDAVLDEVQAAIGEIAAATTDLLPVVVVGAPLRKGLRLYNCAVVIHRGRVLGVAPKSYLPNYREFYDKRYFAPGDDQRGESITIGDATVPFGPDLIFAAEDLPSLRLHVEVCEDMWVPIPPSSVAALAGANLLVNISGSPITVGRAADRRALAAAQSARCLAAYVYAASGSGESTTDLSWDGMTMIHECGTLLDQGERFPQEATRTTADIDLDRLRQERLRDGSIADNARTFKAASDFRTVGFRLNPPREDIGLLRKLQRFPFVPDDPAHLAQDCYEAYTIQVTALKQRLRAIGGPKIVIGVSGGLDSTHALLVAARAMDELGRPRTDILAYTMPGFATGSASRTAATDLAGAMGVSFQELDIRPAATQMLRDLGHPAGDGEPVYDVTFENVQAGLRYDYLFRIANNENGIVLGTGDLSELALGWCTYGVGDQMSHYNVNAGIPKTMIQHLIRWVIGAGHFDEAAARTLQTILDAEISPELVPAGADEKPQSTEDAIGPYALQDFNLFHVLRFGFRPSRIAFMSWHAWHDAAAGEWPEGFPDDRRTAYTLAEIRSWLELFIKRFFGFSQFKRSALPNGPKVVAGGALSPRGDWRAPSDGNAAAWLRELEANVPAD, from the coding sequence ATGAACTTCTTCTCGGCATACGACCAGGGCTTCGCGCGTGTTGCTGCGTGCACCGTCCCGACCGCGATCGCCGACCCGGCTGCCAACGCCGCGACGATCCTGGAGCAGGTGCGGGCGTGCGACGCGGACTCGGCCTGCGTGGCGGTGTTCCCCGAGATGAGCCTGACCGGCTACGCGATCGACGACCTGGTGCTGCAGGACGCGGTGCTCGACGAGGTGCAGGCCGCCATCGGCGAGATCGCGGCGGCCACGACCGACCTGCTGCCCGTCGTCGTCGTCGGTGCGCCGCTGCGCAAGGGGCTGCGCCTCTACAACTGCGCGGTGGTGATCCACCGCGGCCGCGTGCTCGGGGTCGCGCCGAAGAGCTACCTGCCCAACTACCGGGAGTTCTACGACAAGCGCTACTTCGCGCCGGGCGACGACCAGCGCGGGGAGTCGATCACCATCGGCGACGCGACCGTGCCGTTCGGGCCGGACCTGATCTTTGCCGCCGAGGACCTGCCGTCGCTGCGCCTGCACGTCGAGGTGTGCGAGGACATGTGGGTGCCGATCCCGCCGTCCTCGGTCGCCGCCCTGGCGGGCGCGAACCTGCTGGTCAACATCTCCGGCAGCCCGATCACCGTCGGGCGCGCCGCCGACCGCCGCGCGCTGGCCGCCGCGCAGAGCGCCCGGTGCCTCGCGGCGTACGTGTATGCCGCCTCCGGGTCCGGCGAATCCACCACCGACCTGTCCTGGGACGGTATGACGATGATCCACGAGTGCGGCACCCTGCTCGACCAGGGCGAGCGCTTCCCGCAGGAGGCGACACGCACCACCGCCGACATCGACCTGGACCGTCTCCGGCAGGAGCGGCTGCGCGACGGGTCGATCGCGGACAATGCGCGGACCTTCAAAGCTGCCAGCGATTTCCGGACGGTCGGCTTCCGGCTGAACCCGCCGCGTGAGGACATCGGCCTGTTGCGGAAGCTGCAGCGCTTCCCCTTCGTCCCGGACGACCCGGCACACCTGGCGCAGGACTGCTACGAGGCCTACACGATCCAGGTCACGGCCCTGAAGCAGCGGTTGCGGGCCATCGGCGGGCCGAAGATCGTCATCGGGGTCTCCGGGGGTCTCGACTCGACGCACGCGCTGCTCGTCGCGGCGCGGGCGATGGACGAACTGGGTCGGCCGCGCACCGACATACTCGCCTACACCATGCCGGGTTTCGCGACCGGCAGCGCGAGCAGGACGGCGGCCACCGACCTGGCGGGCGCGATGGGGGTCTCCTTCCAGGAGTTGGACATCCGCCCCGCGGCGACCCAGATGCTGCGCGACCTCGGGCATCCCGCCGGCGACGGCGAACCTGTCTACGACGTGACCTTCGAGAACGTCCAGGCCGGGCTGCGCTACGACTACCTCTTCCGGATCGCCAACAACGAGAACGGCATCGTGCTCGGCACCGGCGACCTGTCGGAGCTCGCGCTCGGCTGGTGCACGTACGGCGTGGGCGACCAGATGTCGCACTACAACGTCAACGCCGGCATCCCGAAAACGATGATCCAGCACCTGATCCGGTGGGTCATCGGTGCCGGGCACTTCGACGAGGCTGCGGCCCGGACGCTGCAGACGATCCTGGATGCCGAGATCAGCCCGGAGCTGGTGCCGGCGGGCGCGGACGAGAAGCCGCAGTCGACCGAGGACGCCATCGGTCCCTACGCGCTGCAGGACTTCAATCTCTTCCACGTGCTGCGCTTCGGTTTCCGGCCCAGCCGCATCGCGTTCATGTCGTGGCACGCGTGGCACGACGCCGCGGCAGGGGAGTGGCCGGAAGGTTTTCCGGACGACCGCCGGACGGCATACACCCTCGCGGAGATCCGGTCCTGGCTGGAGCTGTTCATCAAGCGGTTCTTCGGGTTCAGCCAGTTCAAGCGGTCGGCGCTGCCGAACGGCCCCAAGGTCGTCGCCGGGGGTGCGCTCTCACCGCGCGGCGACTGGCGCGCCCCGAGCGACGGCAATGCTGCGGCGTGGCTGCGGGAGCTGGAGGCCAACGTCCCGGCGGACTGA
- a CDS encoding MFS transporter, translating into MLSTMRIPGWLRVAFAMFVVGWGANQFTPLLLVYRSTDHYSQTLVTSMFAAYVLGLVPALLLSAELAGRHGHRSVLRPIMVLTAISSLLLAVGAHSAAPLFVGRVLYGVCTGAAMAPGTTWVKELSTDAPVGTGARRATIALSAGFGGGAFLVGFMAQWLPEPKVLPYVVHIALTVIAGILVWNAPTIDAGVHPSGGRVAEERSGGAYRGPARPHHALSRHFWTRIAPMAAWVFACPSISMVILPPLIKAQISGFAVAFTGIVCGLTLGTGVLVQQPARRLEARRPGGVTVLGMLGTLAGVLLTVLTAGEHSVLLVVVAAVVLGAGYGMTLVGGLTAVERSTPASELAMTNAVFYSLTYAGFTVPTIVSVLVEHWPERSVLVGLAAPAALSLVAALRAQRAAAPAS; encoded by the coding sequence ATGCTGAGCACCATGCGGATCCCCGGTTGGCTGCGCGTCGCCTTCGCGATGTTCGTCGTCGGGTGGGGCGCCAACCAGTTCACCCCGCTACTGCTGGTCTACCGCTCAACCGACCACTACTCGCAGACGCTGGTCACCTCGATGTTCGCGGCGTACGTGCTCGGGCTGGTGCCGGCGCTGCTGCTGTCCGCCGAACTCGCCGGACGCCACGGGCACCGTTCGGTCCTGCGGCCGATCATGGTCCTCACCGCGATCTCCTCACTGCTGCTGGCGGTCGGCGCACATTCGGCGGCACCGCTCTTCGTCGGCCGGGTCCTGTACGGCGTGTGCACCGGCGCCGCCATGGCACCCGGCACCACCTGGGTGAAGGAACTGTCCACCGACGCACCCGTCGGCACCGGTGCCCGCCGCGCCACGATCGCGCTGTCCGCGGGGTTCGGCGGCGGCGCGTTCCTCGTCGGATTCATGGCGCAGTGGCTCCCAGAACCCAAAGTGCTGCCGTATGTCGTGCACATCGCGCTCACCGTCATCGCCGGGATACTGGTCTGGAACGCGCCGACCATCGACGCCGGTGTCCACCCAAGCGGTGGCCGAGTAGCGGAGGAGCGAAGCGGGGGAGCGTATCGAGGTCCCGCGCGCCCTCACCACGCCCTCAGCCGGCACTTCTGGACGCGCATCGCACCGATGGCGGCCTGGGTCTTCGCTTGTCCGAGTATCAGCATGGTCATCCTGCCGCCGCTCATCAAGGCCCAGATCAGTGGATTCGCAGTGGCATTCACCGGCATCGTCTGCGGTCTCACCCTCGGCACCGGCGTGCTCGTGCAGCAGCCGGCGCGACGGCTGGAGGCACGCCGACCAGGTGGCGTCACGGTGCTGGGCATGCTGGGAACCCTCGCCGGTGTGCTGCTCACCGTGCTGACCGCGGGCGAGCACTCGGTGCTCCTCGTCGTCGTTGCCGCGGTCGTGCTCGGCGCCGGCTACGGTATGACGCTCGTCGGTGGCCTCACCGCGGTCGAACGCTCCACACCGGCAAGCGAACTCGCGATGACCAATGCCGTGTTCTACTCGCTCACGTATGCCGGATTCACCGTGCCGACCATCGTGTCAGTGCTGGTCGAGCACTGGCCCGAGCGGTCCGTGCTGGTCGGACTCGCCGCACCGGCCGCACTCAGCCTCGTGGCAGCGTTGCGCGCACAGCGCGCCGCCGCACCCGCGAGCTAA
- a CDS encoding alpha/beta fold hydrolase — protein sequence MHEETLADPEGVLVIPENHCGTGILTIGGSSGRVDADRARLLAAHGALALSIRWFGGPGQPDTPRLVPLETFTHALDRLAVDCDRLIISGLSFGAEAALLVAAHDERVDGCIGFAPSPYAWSYIDPDDSQVSHWTLHGAAVPAVPFDLSWEPDTDPPAFVGSYRQSVATARAETLANAAIPVERIGELLLVAGGDDQVWPSVDFAEQIVATRQRHGLATDLVTLPAAGHRTMLPGETPVVAGQAMARGGTDESNREHGRLAWPHVRHMLRLRE from the coding sequence ATGCACGAGGAGACGCTGGCCGACCCGGAAGGCGTGCTCGTCATACCCGAGAACCATTGCGGGACAGGTATCCTCACCATCGGCGGGTCCAGCGGGCGGGTCGATGCCGACCGCGCACGATTGCTCGCGGCACACGGCGCCCTTGCATTGTCGATCCGCTGGTTCGGCGGGCCCGGACAGCCCGACACACCGCGGCTGGTGCCGCTCGAGACCTTCACACACGCACTCGACCGACTCGCCGTCGACTGTGACCGGCTGATCATCTCGGGGCTGTCGTTCGGGGCGGAAGCTGCGTTGCTCGTCGCTGCCCACGACGAGCGGGTCGACGGTTGCATCGGATTCGCACCCAGCCCGTACGCCTGGAGCTACATCGACCCGGACGACAGCCAGGTCTCACACTGGACGCTGCACGGCGCAGCGGTACCCGCCGTCCCGTTCGACCTGAGCTGGGAGCCGGACACCGATCCACCGGCCTTCGTCGGTAGCTACCGGCAGAGCGTGGCCACCGCCCGCGCGGAAACGCTTGCGAACGCTGCCATCCCGGTCGAACGGATCGGTGAGCTGCTCCTCGTCGCAGGCGGCGACGACCAGGTGTGGCCGTCCGTCGACTTCGCGGAGCAGATAGTCGCCACCCGCCAACGCCACGGCCTGGCAACGGATCTCGTCACGCTGCCCGCGGCAGGGCACCGCACGATGCTACCCGGCGAGACTCCGGTGGTCGCCGGGCAGGCGATGGCCCGAGGCGGCACCGACGAGAGCAACCGAGAGCACGGCCGGCTCGCCTGGCCGCACGTCAGACACATGCTGCGACTTCGGGAGTAG
- a CDS encoding helix-turn-helix domain-containing protein — MSSSQLRNTTRIATLVEAARHRQGWTQEQLAEATGLSVRTIRNLERDLIEAPRSSTLTLLATHLGLERSELLEAPAQSADERPRLLGRDQLIERAVAKLHDEKVITLLGPAVVGKRALASAVAQRLAEQFGNLAVIEPRSHSGSSGAVTPMVHNNYFCGSCEGIVVVIPDAPERIRPGQHVTTMLDGVPPKLPIYVVATSCDAERTWGPTIEVGTLCGDGRDAVVPSVELYRRQARQVGGSLPDSSDIRKLCDLVDDRPWFVLRLAEISLTLPIAEMLTTPNLVQLLYAYLPGSQRTTLDRLCEQAAAVSEEDLATARTVARHALPWMTFEQVVDSIVMCGMLREQAVIVLLRLIRSGLVHVRQSTTARYHVSRLMLQAAAVPDRSTVSVRTVAVAS, encoded by the coding sequence GTGTCCAGTAGCCAGCTACGCAATACGACAAGGATCGCGACGCTCGTCGAGGCAGCTCGGCATCGCCAGGGTTGGACCCAGGAGCAACTTGCCGAAGCCACAGGACTCAGCGTGCGAACGATTCGCAATCTGGAGCGGGACCTTATCGAAGCGCCCCGCAGCTCCACTCTCACGTTGCTCGCGACCCACCTCGGGCTTGAACGTTCCGAACTGCTGGAGGCGCCGGCGCAATCGGCGGACGAGAGGCCTCGTCTCCTCGGCCGCGATCAGCTGATCGAGCGTGCGGTGGCGAAACTCCACGACGAGAAAGTCATCACGTTGCTCGGCCCCGCCGTTGTTGGCAAGCGGGCGCTCGCTTCGGCCGTGGCGCAGCGGCTAGCTGAGCAATTCGGCAATCTCGCAGTGATCGAGCCGCGATCGCACTCGGGCTCGAGCGGCGCGGTCACCCCGATGGTTCATAACAATTACTTTTGCGGTTCGTGCGAAGGAATCGTCGTGGTGATACCCGATGCTCCGGAGAGGATCCGGCCAGGACAACATGTCACGACGATGCTCGACGGAGTACCACCCAAACTGCCGATCTACGTTGTCGCGACCTCATGTGACGCAGAACGCACCTGGGGGCCGACCATCGAGGTCGGCACGCTCTGTGGCGATGGCCGTGATGCCGTGGTGCCGTCGGTCGAGCTGTACCGTCGTCAGGCACGGCAGGTCGGGGGGTCACTGCCCGACTCGAGCGATATCCGCAAACTCTGCGACCTGGTCGACGACCGGCCGTGGTTCGTCCTGCGCCTCGCCGAGATCAGCCTGACGCTACCAATCGCTGAGATGCTCACCACCCCAAACCTGGTCCAATTGTTGTATGCCTACCTCCCGGGTTCGCAGAGAACGACCTTGGATCGGCTGTGTGAGCAGGCCGCGGCCGTTTCAGAGGAAGACCTGGCGACTGCGCGGACCGTCGCCCGTCATGCGCTTCCTTGGATGACCTTCGAGCAGGTCGTCGACTCCATAGTCATGTGCGGCATGCTGCGTGAGCAAGCCGTGATCGTCTTACTGCGACTCATCCGCTCGGGACTTGTCCATGTTCGTCAGTCAACGACTGCGCGCTACCACGTCAGTCGACTGATGCTGCAGGCCGCCGCGGTGCCTGACCGTTCCACAGTGAGCGTGCGGACAGTCGCGGTGGCGAGCTGA
- a CDS encoding 4'-phosphopantetheinyl transferase family protein produces the protein MRCAIARCEGREERPTADDLLRRVVAECTARNPDEVRVRHTLRRPATAEIPHGPPIHVSIAHSAGWVAVAADLDDPIGIDVEPRDRRVIDPARLAQRFFHLDDTAWLRSQPDQNVAFLQLWTMKESIGKLRGIGLQGGALAARNFGTPNRVCGSSALRPTAEPSLFHGTLLTADWVLSVAAPRRTRMWLTRAVH, from the coding sequence ATGCGCTGCGCGATCGCTCGCTGCGAGGGGCGAGAAGAGCGACCAACAGCCGACGACCTGCTGCGTCGGGTCGTTGCCGAATGCACGGCACGCAATCCGGATGAGGTCCGCGTCAGACACACACTCCGGCGCCCTGCGACCGCCGAGATCCCCCACGGTCCGCCGATCCATGTCAGCATCGCGCATTCGGCCGGCTGGGTCGCTGTTGCAGCGGACCTCGACGATCCGATCGGGATCGACGTCGAGCCCCGCGACCGCCGGGTCATCGATCCGGCACGCCTCGCCCAACGGTTCTTTCATCTCGACGACACCGCATGGCTGCGCTCACAGCCAGACCAGAACGTGGCATTCCTCCAGTTGTGGACGATGAAGGAATCGATTGGGAAACTCCGTGGTATCGGCCTGCAGGGGGGAGCGCTGGCTGCACGAAACTTCGGGACGCCCAACCGGGTGTGCGGATCGTCGGCCTTGCGGCCCACCGCTGAGCCCAGCCTGTTCCACGGAACGCTGCTGACCGCTGATTGGGTGCTGTCGGTAGCCGCGCCACGGCGTACACGGATGTGGTTGACCCGAGCTGTGCATTGA
- a CDS encoding thioesterase II family protein: MTLPLLCFHHAGGSALTYRRLSMTESRFAVIPVPIPLQQHMAEPEDRVYVDRVVGALERQILRSSHTSQPYALYGHSMGAAVAHALTRRLEYQGRGPCFLALGACLPPHITAPRIDDAASEERLFAFLEKANGAPLTLRSSTLRRVLLPRLRAGLRFVRSWREFVDRNPLDTPVAAIAGSDDPWCTPSLITQWESYSTETFRSSTVIGSHLFHQDAPALLDVLDRCLPTDAIAGAAA, translated from the coding sequence ATGACACTGCCATTGCTGTGCTTCCACCACGCTGGCGGCAGCGCACTCACCTATCGGCGTTTGTCGATGACAGAGTCCCGGTTCGCCGTCATTCCGGTGCCGATCCCACTGCAGCAGCACATGGCCGAGCCTGAGGACAGGGTCTACGTCGACCGCGTCGTCGGAGCACTCGAGCGTCAGATTCTGCGAAGCTCACACACGAGTCAGCCGTATGCACTGTACGGGCACAGCATGGGCGCGGCAGTTGCGCACGCGCTCACTCGACGCCTCGAATACCAGGGGCGCGGGCCCTGCTTCCTTGCTCTCGGAGCGTGCCTGCCGCCACACATCACTGCTCCTCGCATCGACGATGCTGCATCGGAGGAGCGGTTGTTCGCGTTTCTGGAGAAGGCCAACGGCGCACCGCTGACGCTGCGGAGCAGCACCCTCCGGCGGGTGCTGCTGCCGAGGTTGCGTGCGGGTCTCCGCTTCGTGCGGAGCTGGCGAGAGTTCGTCGACCGCAACCCGCTAGACACGCCCGTGGCTGCTATAGCGGGCAGTGACGACCCGTGGTGTACGCCGTCGCTGATCACCCAGTGGGAGAGCTACAGCACGGAGACGTTCCGATCCAGCACGGTCATCGGTTCCCATCTGTTCCATCAAGACGCACCCGCGTTGCTTGACGTGCTCGACCGATGCCTGCCGACCGACGCGATCGCCGGCGCAGCCGCCTGA
- a CDS encoding 4'-phosphopantetheinyl transferase superfamily protein, protein MMRVGIDVLERSRSDRIFRTPKSHKWILHRAEAERVRSMASDRAVEWCSGRLCGKEAVGKLLGRGYGQGLTWRDIEIATGWFGEPAIVLHGGARRRQDELGITEIQLSISHQPSVVVAVAVAVAEGAAAEVSSDPLAS, encoded by the coding sequence ATGATGCGGGTAGGGATCGATGTCCTCGAAAGGAGCCGGTCCGATCGGATCTTCCGGACTCCGAAGAGCCACAAGTGGATCCTGCACCGGGCCGAAGCGGAGCGGGTGAGGTCGATGGCGTCCGACCGCGCCGTCGAGTGGTGCAGTGGGCGATTGTGCGGAAAGGAGGCCGTGGGCAAACTGCTCGGCCGGGGGTACGGCCAGGGGCTCACCTGGCGGGACATCGAGATTGCAACCGGCTGGTTCGGAGAACCAGCCATCGTCCTTCACGGCGGAGCTCGCCGTCGACAGGATGAACTCGGTATCACCGAGATCCAGCTCTCCATCTCCCATCAGCCGTCGGTCGTCGTTGCAGTCGCCGTGGCAGTCGCGGAGGGTGCAGCCGCCGAAGTCTCTTCTGACCCGTTGGCGTCATGA
- a CDS encoding GNAT family N-acetyltransferase, translated as MNPRSIKLVVRHYRSTDIPIRARLLRDAAFEANLNGWGSRSSADAIRAREEHTITDGQWTKRVYTVTKGDGVVVGFCWITSLDVVAAHCELSFAILPEYRGAYGLLVHTAASWYVWNELGMAAVTHQVLGHNSMFVRRSQLNRYATLVSRNDDNTAGQDRDAFYWTEDRKQFLDAFECAEQRWSQLKDRLRTKVEVAS; from the coding sequence GTGAACCCCCGCTCCATTAAACTCGTAGTGCGTCACTATCGTTCCACGGACATCCCCATCCGCGCCCGACTACTGCGAGACGCAGCGTTCGAAGCGAACCTGAACGGATGGGGCTCCCGGTCATCCGCCGACGCGATTCGAGCGCGGGAAGAGCACACCATCACCGACGGTCAGTGGACCAAGCGCGTATACACCGTGACGAAAGGTGATGGCGTAGTGGTCGGGTTCTGTTGGATCACCTCATTGGACGTCGTTGCAGCCCACTGCGAGCTGTCGTTCGCGATTCTCCCTGAATACCGCGGTGCGTACGGGCTGCTCGTGCACACGGCCGCCTCCTGGTACGTCTGGAACGAACTCGGAATGGCCGCCGTGACCCATCAGGTGCTCGGCCACAACAGCATGTTCGTGCGCCGAAGCCAGCTGAACCGCTATGCAACTCTCGTGAGCAGGAACGACGACAACACTGCCGGTCAGGACCGCGACGCGTTCTACTGGACCGAGGACCGGAAGCAGTTCTTGGATGCATTCGAGTGTGCCGAGCAACGCTGGAGTCAGCTCAAGGACCGGTTGCGGACCAAAGTCGAGGTGGCGTCATGA
- a CDS encoding MATE family efflux transporter → MPVSLSSGIGLATTVVLTALIGQMGGSALYIRSIYAPLSFVLNAVTVGAAVPLQVRTARTVRDAGAVERGAWLGSSARIVIVCGLVVGLLCAGLVRPLAWANNMPASYVPELRHFLILMVVAVTINAIGELCAAMVRGSGATTAGTLMSVSGACVNVAFVALVGLGAGAGLFAVPCGYVLGGAIEITIGAGLLVHRELCTLGTVARWDSAVTGYIVRIGLPVAASFILLFIENSLLLHIVSGHGRATVEGFSAGMTIQTLVIVPAAGFASGLAILMNQTGDLRGQEAQQLYRRGVQLLVAYYAFLTVLLIVGAHSLAEVMIGDHRSADQMYLFLHIVGPSLGLTGLALGTMTILEETGFGHIAVVLNLLYFVEVIVIGWLLTHFTGSVVGLYAMMTIAGGLAGLVAPRYVRHIIESRDPR, encoded by the coding sequence TTGCCTGTCTCGCTGAGCTCGGGCATAGGGCTTGCGACCACCGTCGTGCTGACGGCACTGATCGGGCAGATGGGTGGATCGGCGCTCTATATCCGCTCGATCTATGCGCCGCTCTCATTCGTATTGAACGCGGTGACGGTTGGTGCAGCCGTGCCTCTCCAGGTGCGGACCGCCCGGACGGTTCGGGACGCGGGTGCCGTTGAGCGAGGTGCGTGGCTCGGCAGCAGCGCACGCATCGTGATCGTCTGTGGTCTTGTGGTCGGGCTGTTGTGTGCAGGTCTGGTCAGGCCACTCGCGTGGGCGAACAACATGCCGGCGAGCTACGTCCCTGAGCTTCGCCATTTCCTGATCCTGATGGTCGTGGCGGTCACGATCAATGCGATCGGGGAGTTGTGTGCAGCGATGGTGCGCGGAAGCGGTGCCACCACCGCCGGGACCCTGATGTCCGTATCGGGCGCGTGCGTGAACGTGGCGTTCGTTGCCCTCGTGGGACTCGGCGCCGGTGCCGGCCTTTTCGCCGTCCCCTGCGGTTATGTGCTCGGTGGTGCCATCGAGATCACGATCGGCGCTGGCCTGCTCGTGCACCGCGAACTGTGCACGCTAGGGACCGTCGCTCGATGGGACAGCGCCGTAACGGGCTACATCGTCCGGATCGGGCTGCCGGTCGCAGCATCGTTCATCCTGCTCTTCATCGAGAACTCGCTCCTGCTGCACATCGTCTCAGGGCACGGTCGGGCAACTGTCGAAGGATTCTCCGCCGGTATGACGATTCAAACCCTCGTCATCGTGCCCGCCGCGGGCTTTGCATCCGGTTTGGCGATCCTGATGAACCAGACCGGCGATCTGCGAGGACAGGAGGCACAGCAGTTGTACCGGCGGGGAGTTCAATTGCTGGTCGCCTACTACGCCTTCTTGACAGTTCTGCTCATCGTCGGGGCGCACAGCCTGGCCGAGGTGATGATCGGCGATCATCGATCCGCGGACCAGATGTATCTCTTCCTTCACATCGTTGGTCCCTCGCTGGGCCTCACTGGTCTGGCGCTCGGCACCATGACGATCCTCGAGGAAACCGGATTTGGGCACATCGCGGTCGTGCTGAACCTTCTGTACTTCGTCGAGGTCATCGTCATCGGCTGGCTCCTGACACACTTCACCGGCAGCGTCGTGGGGCTGTACGCGATGATGACGATTGCGGGAGGTCTCGCGGGGTTGGTCGCACCCCGATACGTGCGACACATCATCGAGAGCAGAGACCCGCGATGA
- a CDS encoding acyl-CoA dehydrogenase family protein has translation MPARHTFGESADTTRGADDLRAMALPIDRDPGDTSGYADSVGMQLLRHASLPAPGNDEAKLQGCVGHSILVTALAYGDAGGVLAAPGPSLAGVVVDLLGAPQQRDTFYAALSDPAAHSFCGITEPRHGSDAMGMEARLTATDGGYLLNGEKRYIGNGARGKIGVVFARTGLSPLTIRAILLDPAASGVQRTPIDTVGLRGAQIAQLTFSDVFVPSHAVLGQHLPVTRRGVWGAVQAFNIMRTQVAALAIGTSAAIVDLVAAAKPALDVAFHRARIDAGYALMLRGAEQADQDPAVSHLASLAKLHAVELCRDLSEWAIESLGPSSLLEHPLLEKWWRDAYGFEFMEGVSNVQRIHIAQEFAQRCA, from the coding sequence ATGCCCGCTCGGCACACCTTCGGCGAGAGCGCCGATACGACGCGTGGTGCTGACGACCTGCGTGCGATGGCACTCCCCATCGATCGGGACCCTGGTGATACCAGCGGATACGCCGACTCGGTCGGTATGCAACTGCTTAGGCACGCGTCGCTCCCCGCGCCTGGCAATGACGAGGCGAAGCTACAGGGCTGCGTTGGTCACAGCATTCTCGTGACAGCCCTCGCGTATGGCGACGCGGGCGGGGTTCTGGCAGCGCCAGGTCCGTCTCTGGCCGGGGTGGTCGTCGACCTGCTCGGCGCTCCGCAGCAGCGCGACACGTTCTACGCCGCTCTCAGCGATCCCGCAGCGCACAGCTTCTGCGGAATCACCGAACCACGTCACGGCAGCGACGCCATGGGCATGGAGGCGCGGCTGACCGCGACGGACGGTGGCTACCTTCTCAATGGCGAGAAGCGCTATATCGGCAACGGCGCTCGTGGGAAGATCGGCGTCGTCTTCGCCCGAACCGGTTTGTCGCCGCTGACAATCCGCGCCATCCTGCTCGATCCGGCCGCGTCCGGAGTCCAACGAACACCGATCGACACGGTTGGTCTGAGGGGCGCACAGATCGCCCAGTTGACCTTCTCCGACGTCTTTGTCCCATCCCATGCCGTGCTGGGCCAGCATCTCCCGGTCACACGCCGCGGTGTATGGGGTGCAGTACAAGCCTTCAACATCATGCGAACGCAAGTCGCTGCGCTCGCGATCGGGACCTCGGCCGCCATCGTCGACCTCGTGGCAGCGGCGAAACCAGCACTGGACGTGGCATTTCACCGAGCGCGCATCGACGCCGGTTACGCATTGATGTTGCGCGGCGCCGAGCAGGCTGATCAGGATCCCGCGGTATCGCACCTTGCTTCATTGGCAAAGCTCCACGCAGTCGAACTTTGCCGCGATCTATCCGAGTGGGCCATCGAATCCCTCGGACCATCAAGCCTGTTGGAGCACCCGCTGCTGGAGAAGTGGTGGCGTGACGCATACGGGTTCGAGTTTATGGAAGGGGTATCGAATGTCCAACGCATCCACATCGCCCAAGAGTTCGCTCAGCGCTGTGCATGA
- a CDS encoding acyl carrier protein, with product MSHESVAEHVRRALCVVLEKDDLGAVDASTMLFEELQLDSTSVIELLMVLEDSLGLDIDPDELEPEVFETFGSLTDYAAAHSSSAVFPAAS from the coding sequence ATGTCGCATGAATCCGTCGCCGAACATGTCCGTCGAGCACTCTGCGTGGTCCTGGAGAAGGACGATCTGGGCGCTGTCGACGCAAGCACCATGCTGTTCGAGGAGCTGCAACTGGACTCCACGAGCGTCATCGAACTCCTGATGGTGCTGGAGGACAGTCTCGGCCTGGACATCGATCCCGACGAGCTCGAGCCGGAGGTCTTCGAAACCTTTGGCAGCCTCACCGATTACGCGGCGGCGCACAGTTCCTCCGCGGTCTTTCCGGCGGCCAGTTGA